A genomic window from Pyxidicoccus trucidator includes:
- a CDS encoding peptidylprolyl isomerase: protein MTKKDDSKGGGARSLAELHALGIMKRMPAAFSLDSTEPVDLPTVEAPSLEGLTVALVAPAPLTEQDLVERFDSLRRQHAERRERKPGEDVGAGDEVLLDVLGFANGRLLPFSARENWWTYVAQDPVLPGFFETLEGAKVGQSFGIELKLPDTYPAEALRGQTARFLLDVKAARELQLPADDSPELLKKLGKGTLTDVMRHLSDELARERIEEMDRLTQERVMDALVERAQVSLSSALVDEEIRRRWAEAERPILARKSLQPDELQEALEGWLADPLTRADAARRLTLALVLRAIATRDGVQPDRKATDALIDDLASLSGVSRQELGRSVKEDPALARRLYDLAQHLATVDHVMKKVKLTPPAP, encoded by the coding sequence ATGACGAAGAAGGACGATTCAAAAGGCGGTGGTGCGCGTTCGCTGGCCGAGCTTCATGCGCTCGGCATCATGAAGCGGATGCCCGCCGCCTTCTCTCTGGACAGCACCGAGCCGGTGGACCTGCCGACGGTGGAGGCTCCCTCATTGGAGGGGCTGACGGTGGCCCTGGTGGCCCCGGCCCCGCTGACGGAGCAGGACCTGGTCGAACGCTTCGACTCGCTGCGCCGCCAACACGCCGAGCGCCGCGAGCGCAAGCCGGGCGAGGACGTGGGCGCCGGGGACGAGGTGCTGCTGGACGTGCTGGGCTTCGCCAACGGCCGGCTGCTGCCCTTCTCCGCGCGGGAGAACTGGTGGACGTACGTGGCCCAGGACCCGGTGCTGCCGGGCTTCTTCGAGACGCTCGAGGGCGCCAAGGTGGGCCAGTCCTTCGGCATCGAGCTGAAGCTGCCGGACACCTACCCGGCGGAAGCACTGCGCGGGCAGACGGCGCGCTTCCTCCTGGACGTGAAGGCGGCGCGGGAGCTGCAACTGCCGGCGGATGACTCGCCCGAGCTGCTGAAGAAGCTGGGGAAGGGAACGCTCACGGACGTCATGCGCCACCTGTCCGATGAGCTGGCCCGCGAGCGCATCGAGGAGATGGACCGCCTCACCCAGGAGCGGGTGATGGACGCGCTGGTGGAGCGCGCGCAGGTGTCGCTGTCCTCGGCCTTGGTGGACGAGGAGATTCGCCGCCGCTGGGCGGAGGCCGAGCGTCCCATCCTGGCCCGCAAGAGCCTCCAGCCGGACGAACTCCAGGAGGCGCTGGAGGGGTGGCTGGCGGACCCGCTCACGCGCGCGGACGCGGCGCGGCGGCTGACGCTGGCCCTGGTGCTGAGGGCCATCGCCACGCGCGACGGCGTGCAGCCGGACCGCAAGGCCACGGACGCGCTGATTGATGACCTGGCCAGCCTCTCCGGTGTGTCCCGCCAGGAGCTGGGCAGGTCAGTGAAGGAGGACCCGGCGCTCGCCCGGCGGCTGTACGACCTGGCGCAGCACCTGGCCACCGTCGACCATGTGATGAAGAAGGTGAAGCTGACGCCGCCCGCGCCGTGA
- a CDS encoding peptidylprolyl isomerase has protein sequence MRTRILTTVLLCLSLAACKDSDKKEPTGSATPPAATPAQPARPSSPAEQAPPAEAAASGEWSKKVQAGQEVFATLSTNQGDIVVRLFSKDAPKTVTNFVGLATGEKPWTDPNSGQRVEGKSLYQGVIFHRVIPGFMIQGGDPTGTGRGDPGYRFEDEFQSGRTFNKPGLLAMANAGRNTNGSQFFITTSMPDYLNNRHTIFGEVVSGYDVVEKISNVERDRSDRPLQPVVIQKIAMSDQAPSGKK, from the coding sequence ATGCGGACCCGAATCCTGACGACTGTCCTCCTCTGCCTCTCCCTCGCCGCCTGCAAGGACTCCGACAAGAAGGAGCCCACCGGCAGCGCCACCCCTCCCGCAGCCACGCCGGCCCAGCCCGCGCGGCCCTCCAGCCCCGCCGAGCAGGCCCCGCCCGCCGAGGCCGCCGCCTCCGGTGAGTGGTCGAAGAAGGTCCAGGCCGGCCAGGAGGTCTTCGCCACCCTCAGCACCAACCAGGGTGACATCGTCGTGCGCCTGTTCTCCAAGGACGCGCCGAAGACGGTGACCAACTTCGTGGGCCTGGCCACGGGCGAGAAGCCGTGGACGGACCCCAACTCCGGCCAGCGCGTGGAGGGCAAGTCGCTGTACCAGGGCGTCATCTTCCACCGCGTGATTCCGGGCTTCATGATTCAGGGCGGAGACCCCACGGGCACCGGCCGCGGCGACCCGGGCTACCGCTTCGAGGACGAGTTCCAGAGCGGCCGCACCTTCAACAAGCCGGGCCTGCTGGCCATGGCCAACGCGGGCCGCAACACCAACGGCAGCCAGTTCTTCATCACCACGTCCATGCCGGACTACCTCAACAACCGGCACACCATCTTCGGTGAGGTGGTGAGCGGCTATGACGTGGTGGAGAAGATCTCCAACGTGGAGCGCGACCGGAGCGACAGGCCGCTGCAGCCGGTGGTCATCCAGAAGATTGCGATGAGCGACCAGGCTCCGTCGGGCAAGAAGTAA
- a CDS encoding alpha/beta hydrolase: MGGRTARRLTTRLGELDCQVVDALPEGATPELVVVLCHGFGAPATDLVPLAPELMSVEESLAGRVRFVFPGAPLTLEAWGMPSGRAWFHLPEAIMRGQLRDWDLFAREVPPGLPAARRGLMSVVDAVSASMKLPYGRIVLGGFSQGGMVTTDVALRLEEAPAGLCILSGTLTSEAEWRQKAQARKGLPVFQGHGRHDDVLPFSAAERLRDVLTESGLAVDFLPFDGPHTIAPEELERMAAFLAARLGGR; this comes from the coding sequence ATGGGCGGCCGCACCGCGCGACGCCTCACCACCCGCCTGGGCGAGCTGGACTGCCAGGTGGTGGACGCGCTCCCCGAGGGCGCCACGCCCGAGCTGGTCGTGGTCCTCTGCCACGGCTTCGGCGCTCCGGCCACGGACCTGGTGCCGCTGGCGCCGGAGCTGATGTCCGTGGAGGAGTCGCTCGCCGGGCGCGTGCGCTTCGTGTTCCCCGGCGCCCCACTGACGCTGGAAGCGTGGGGCATGCCGAGCGGGCGTGCCTGGTTCCACCTGCCCGAGGCCATCATGCGCGGGCAGCTGCGCGACTGGGACTTGTTCGCCCGCGAGGTGCCGCCGGGGCTGCCGGCTGCGCGCCGGGGGCTGATGAGCGTGGTGGACGCGGTGTCCGCGTCGATGAAGCTGCCCTACGGCCGCATCGTCCTGGGCGGCTTCAGCCAGGGCGGCATGGTGACGACGGACGTGGCGCTGCGGCTGGAGGAGGCACCCGCCGGCCTGTGCATCCTGTCCGGCACGCTCACCTCGGAGGCGGAGTGGCGGCAGAAGGCCCAGGCGCGCAAGGGACTGCCGGTGTTCCAGGGCCACGGCCGCCATGACGACGTGCTGCCCTTCTCCGCCGCCGAGCGCTTGCGCGACGTGCTGACGGAGTCCGGGCTGGCCGTGGACTTCCTCCCCTTCGACGGGCCCCACACGATTGCCCCCGAGGAGCTGGAGCGCATGGCCGCGTTCCTGGCGGCGAGGCTGGGAGGGCGCTGA
- a CDS encoding secondary thiamine-phosphate synthase enzyme YjbQ, which translates to MYHAKELTVSTRGRGFTDITGEVQRAVTESGARQGLCTVFLHHTSASLLLCENADPDVRRDLESFFSRLVKDGDPLFVHDAEGPDDMPAHVRTVLTQNSLSIPVKDGSADLGTWQGVYVWEHRTSHHRRRVTVSVVG; encoded by the coding sequence ATGTACCACGCGAAGGAGCTGACGGTGTCCACGCGGGGCCGCGGCTTCACCGACATCACCGGCGAGGTGCAGCGCGCGGTGACGGAGAGCGGCGCCCGGCAGGGGCTGTGCACCGTGTTCCTCCACCACACGAGCGCGTCCCTGCTGCTGTGTGAGAACGCGGACCCGGACGTGCGCAGGGACTTGGAGTCCTTCTTCTCGCGGCTGGTGAAGGACGGGGACCCGCTCTTCGTCCACGACGCGGAGGGGCCGGATGACATGCCCGCGCACGTGCGCACGGTGCTCACGCAGAACTCGCTGAGCATCCCCGTGAAGGACGGCTCGGCGGACCTGGGCACGTGGCAGGGCGTCTACGTCTGGGAGCACCGCACGTCACACCACCGCCGCCGTGTCACGGTGTCGGTGGTGGGCTGA
- a CDS encoding L,D-transpeptidase family protein → MRRWLPLVLLLPGIACTPPSKPEQSRVDGGVIAHGSESAPDAALAMVPTSIAAASPPGGAQAVPAAGEPSTTQGVPLDAGAPAGAGDSRVAAGASPSVAVDALAMGAQAATDGGTGEQALEDEDSAHASSEHLLAAWQRTDRSLSADGGVASGAQVNHSVQDLGALIGPNVNVGLVVASMLPGADGSRAEGPALANDPALSVMPGPEPREDPDAEQAPEPLAAEQLVVIPDRKNPGEELVLGPDGEPLEDTGLVLDDIDPSLDPEEFEPGLETVSGADAGTAPYAIPYAPDAGSLRVRRSIAVRLEPRRDAPPVGTVAQDMRVRWKGDTAMRGPDCDAWVEIEPRGWVCERYLEPNFREPRVRDVPKLREGELTPGIYARVVGKRVRAYPSLALAKRKRKGVLLKGSVTVQLRGQVREGRRTFWRTTDGQYLEARVLREYRPSDFEGVGAETLAELPTPFAWAQSRTRPRANVEVRVAPDARAARETVLPPRTLVAVRELSTDGNWVLISEDHWVAREDLHVAWFTPTPPGVAPGERWLDVDLEAQVLVAYEGERPVYATLISSGKPGTDTPEGLYRIWIKFAEADMTGNGTAGNETYRVATVPWTMFFQDDYALHTAYWHDRFGEPMSHGCVNLSPKDARALYTWAAPEVPTGWSMVHATPEAPGSWVRIRGQARAKGNARKVSVAATARRER, encoded by the coding sequence ATGCGTCGTTGGCTTCCGCTCGTCCTGCTCCTGCCTGGCATCGCCTGCACTCCTCCGTCCAAGCCGGAGCAGTCGCGCGTGGATGGGGGCGTGATTGCGCACGGGAGTGAGTCCGCGCCGGATGCCGCCCTGGCGATGGTGCCCACGTCCATTGCGGCTGCCTCCCCGCCTGGCGGTGCGCAAGCAGTCCCGGCGGCGGGTGAGCCATCCACCACTCAGGGCGTGCCCCTGGACGCGGGGGCGCCAGCCGGGGCGGGCGATTCAAGGGTCGCGGCAGGTGCCTCCCCGAGCGTGGCCGTCGATGCGCTGGCGATGGGAGCCCAGGCTGCCACTGACGGCGGTACGGGCGAGCAGGCCCTCGAGGATGAGGACTCCGCTCACGCCTCCTCGGAACACCTGCTCGCGGCGTGGCAGCGTACCGACCGCTCCTTGAGCGCGGATGGCGGCGTTGCTTCCGGCGCGCAGGTGAATCACTCCGTGCAGGACCTCGGAGCGCTCATTGGCCCCAACGTGAACGTGGGCCTCGTCGTGGCCTCGATGCTGCCGGGTGCCGACGGCTCGCGAGCCGAGGGGCCCGCGCTGGCCAATGACCCGGCCTTGAGCGTCATGCCCGGGCCCGAGCCTCGGGAGGACCCGGACGCGGAGCAGGCCCCGGAGCCCCTCGCCGCCGAGCAGCTCGTCGTCATCCCGGACCGGAAGAACCCGGGCGAGGAGCTGGTGCTCGGCCCCGACGGGGAGCCGCTGGAGGACACGGGGCTGGTGCTCGACGACATCGACCCGTCGCTGGACCCTGAGGAGTTCGAGCCGGGTCTGGAGACCGTGAGCGGCGCGGACGCGGGCACGGCGCCCTACGCCATTCCCTATGCACCGGACGCGGGCTCACTGCGTGTGAGGCGCTCCATCGCCGTGCGCCTGGAGCCTCGCCGGGACGCGCCGCCCGTGGGCACGGTGGCGCAGGACATGCGGGTGCGCTGGAAGGGCGACACGGCGATGCGCGGGCCGGACTGCGACGCGTGGGTGGAAATCGAGCCTCGCGGCTGGGTCTGCGAGCGCTACCTGGAGCCCAACTTCCGCGAGCCCCGCGTGCGGGACGTACCGAAGCTGCGCGAGGGCGAGCTGACGCCGGGCATCTACGCGCGTGTCGTGGGCAAGCGCGTGCGCGCGTATCCGAGCCTCGCCCTGGCGAAGCGGAAGCGGAAGGGCGTGCTGCTGAAGGGCTCGGTGACGGTGCAGTTGCGCGGGCAGGTGCGCGAGGGCCGTCGCACCTTCTGGCGCACCACGGACGGCCAGTACCTGGAGGCGCGGGTGCTGCGCGAGTACCGGCCCTCCGACTTCGAGGGGGTGGGCGCGGAGACGCTCGCGGAGCTGCCGACGCCCTTCGCCTGGGCGCAGTCGCGCACGCGGCCCCGGGCCAACGTGGAGGTGCGGGTAGCGCCGGATGCGAGGGCCGCGCGGGAGACGGTGCTGCCGCCGCGCACGCTGGTGGCGGTGCGGGAGCTATCCACCGACGGGAACTGGGTGCTCATCTCGGAGGACCACTGGGTGGCGCGGGAGGACCTGCACGTGGCCTGGTTCACGCCCACGCCGCCCGGGGTGGCGCCCGGCGAGCGGTGGCTGGACGTGGACCTGGAGGCGCAGGTGCTCGTCGCCTACGAAGGTGAGCGGCCGGTGTACGCGACGCTCATCTCCTCGGGGAAGCCGGGCACGGACACGCCGGAGGGGCTCTACCGCATCTGGATAAAGTTCGCGGAGGCGGACATGACGGGCAACGGCACCGCGGGCAACGAGACGTACCGCGTGGCCACGGTGCCGTGGACCATGTTCTTCCAGGACGACTACGCCCTGCACACGGCCTACTGGCACGACCGCTTCGGCGAGCCGATGAGCCACGGCTGCGTCAACCTGTCGCCGAAAGATGCGCGAGCTCTCTACACCTGGGCCGCGCCGGAAGTGCCTACCGGCTGGTCCATGGTCCACGCGACGCCGGAGGCCCCGGGCTCCTGGGTGCGCATTCGCGGCCAGGCACGGGCGAAGGGCAACGCGCGGAAGGTCTCCGTCGCGGCCACCGCCCGGCGCGAGCGCTAG
- a CDS encoding class I SAM-dependent methyltransferase, translating into MSSTSSPLAVPEPWDLVVPEYVRELLPVFENFSRDALSRAAVSRGSRVVDVAAGPGTLSLLAAREGAKVTAVDFAPRMIAALRERAAEARLEVESLVGDGMALPLPDRTFDAAFSMFGLMFFPDRPRGFRELHRVLVPGGRAVVSSWIPFERSPVMNVVYKSFAELMNGGGAPRDGMMPLSDPETCQREMSGAGFADVAVHEVVAQAAYASTAALVDAMIRSSAPIVLARKALGEKWDDVARALLERVSAALGPGPQVAAFNAYLTVGTRRTD; encoded by the coding sequence GTGTCGTCGACCTCATCACCCCTCGCGGTCCCCGAGCCCTGGGACCTCGTCGTGCCCGAGTACGTGCGCGAGCTGCTGCCCGTGTTCGAGAACTTCTCCCGCGACGCGCTCTCACGCGCGGCGGTCAGCCGGGGCTCGCGCGTGGTGGACGTGGCGGCCGGCCCCGGGACGCTCTCGCTGCTCGCGGCGCGGGAAGGCGCGAAGGTGACGGCGGTCGACTTCGCGCCCCGGATGATTGCCGCCCTGCGCGAGCGCGCGGCGGAGGCCCGGCTCGAAGTCGAGTCGCTCGTGGGAGATGGCATGGCGCTGCCCCTGCCGGACCGGACGTTCGACGCGGCGTTCTCGATGTTCGGGCTGATGTTCTTCCCGGACCGCCCCCGCGGCTTCCGCGAGCTCCACCGGGTGCTCGTCCCGGGCGGCCGCGCCGTCGTGTCGAGCTGGATTCCCTTCGAACGCTCGCCCGTGATGAACGTGGTCTACAAGAGCTTCGCCGAGCTGATGAACGGGGGCGGGGCACCGCGCGACGGCATGATGCCGCTGTCGGACCCGGAGACGTGTCAGCGGGAGATGTCCGGAGCCGGCTTCGCCGACGTCGCAGTGCACGAGGTGGTGGCACAGGCGGCGTACGCCTCCACGGCCGCGCTGGTCGACGCGATGATTCGCTCGAGTGCGCCCATCGTGCTCGCGCGCAAGGCCCTGGGCGAGAAGTGGGACGACGTCGCGCGGGCCCTGCTGGAGCGCGTGTCCGCTGCGCTGGGCCCAGGTCCTCAGGTGGCCGCGTTCAACGCGTACCTCACGGTGGGCACGAGGCGGACGGATTGA
- a CDS encoding peptidase C39 family protein has product MNFRALATSMLLLASTLTACVSQPRSPEAEPVEAGPPARLWRRSAVERDFERFTREGTALAADGALELDATARSSGEPFTAGVEADGGTRYLAGEYRYGMAVSDTQLVPGGFTSVVPSFDALTPPGTWLKVTLAARIDGAWTQDYELGVWAFDKEPVARHSVNGQRDADGTVSTDTLNLKRRADALRMTVWLYSSRPEATPRVRALAATVSDKHGLPGDGVSDRTAWGTVLDVPNYSQMLYPDGGPVWCSPTSTTMLLDYWGQKLGRPELHTTVPAAADRTYDWAYEGTGNWPFNTAYASAMGGGALHGMVLRLDSFTQVERLIAAGIPVIISIAYEEGALAGSPVRRLDGHLIVVKGFTAEGDVVCNDPAFKTNETVEVTYKREQLWRAWRHSRHAAYVLWPTGTALPADLLSILR; this is encoded by the coding sequence ATGAACTTCCGCGCGCTGGCGACCTCCATGCTCCTGCTGGCCTCCACCCTGACGGCCTGTGTCTCGCAGCCTCGGAGTCCCGAGGCGGAGCCCGTGGAGGCAGGCCCTCCGGCCCGCCTGTGGCGGAGGAGCGCGGTGGAGCGGGACTTCGAGCGCTTCACCCGTGAAGGGACGGCGCTCGCGGCGGATGGCGCGCTGGAGTTGGACGCGACGGCCCGCTCCAGTGGTGAGCCCTTTACGGCGGGCGTGGAGGCGGACGGCGGAACGCGCTACCTCGCTGGGGAGTACCGCTACGGCATGGCGGTCTCCGACACGCAGCTCGTCCCGGGTGGGTTCACCAGCGTGGTGCCTTCCTTCGACGCGCTGACGCCGCCCGGTACGTGGCTGAAGGTGACGCTCGCCGCGCGCATCGACGGCGCCTGGACGCAGGACTACGAGCTGGGCGTGTGGGCCTTCGACAAGGAGCCCGTGGCCCGGCACAGCGTGAATGGCCAGCGCGACGCGGATGGCACGGTGTCCACGGACACGCTCAACCTCAAGCGCCGGGCGGACGCGTTGCGGATGACGGTGTGGCTCTACTCCTCGCGCCCGGAGGCCACGCCGCGGGTCCGCGCGCTGGCGGCGACGGTGAGTGACAAGCACGGCCTGCCCGGGGACGGCGTGTCGGACCGGACGGCGTGGGGGACGGTGCTGGACGTGCCGAACTACTCGCAGATGCTGTACCCGGACGGCGGGCCGGTGTGGTGCTCGCCCACGTCCACCACGATGTTGCTCGACTACTGGGGCCAGAAGCTGGGGCGGCCGGAGCTGCACACCACGGTGCCCGCCGCGGCGGACCGTACCTATGACTGGGCCTACGAGGGCACCGGCAACTGGCCCTTCAACACGGCGTATGCCTCGGCCATGGGGGGCGGGGCGCTGCACGGCATGGTGCTGCGCCTGGACAGCTTCACGCAGGTGGAGCGGCTCATCGCCGCGGGCATCCCGGTCATCATCAGCATCGCCTACGAGGAGGGAGCGCTGGCGGGCTCGCCGGTGCGCCGCTTGGACGGGCACCTCATCGTGGTGAAGGGCTTCACGGCGGAAGGGGACGTGGTGTGCAACGACCCCGCCTTCAAGACCAATGAGACGGTGGAGGTGACCTACAAGCGCGAGCAGCTCTGGCGGGCCTGGCGTCACTCGCGGCATGCCGCGTATGTGCTGTGGCCGACGGGCACCGCGCTGCCCGCGGACCTGCTCAGCATCCTGAGGTGA
- a CDS encoding nuclear transport factor 2 family protein, which translates to MMKPLAACLMLFAMTAPALAAPKSEETAVIEALHAGCEAFRTGDVRAATDFLGEGFTLTDSSGNVTSLEQTLTELRNKEPRYEVFRNHGMKVRLYGDTAVVNGITSVKGTSGGQPFAAELQFTDTLVKRGGKWRIVASHVSPLPKAKDPK; encoded by the coding sequence ATGATGAAGCCACTCGCCGCGTGTCTCATGCTGTTCGCCATGACTGCTCCCGCCCTCGCGGCGCCGAAGTCCGAGGAGACCGCCGTCATCGAGGCGCTCCACGCGGGGTGTGAGGCGTTCCGCACCGGAGATGTCCGTGCGGCAACCGACTTCCTGGGGGAAGGCTTCACCCTCACCGACTCGTCCGGGAATGTGACTTCCCTGGAGCAGACCCTCACCGAGCTCCGGAACAAGGAGCCCCGCTACGAGGTGTTCCGCAACCACGGCATGAAGGTGCGGCTCTACGGCGACACGGCCGTGGTGAATGGCATCACGTCCGTCAAGGGCACGTCGGGCGGACAGCCCTTCGCCGCCGAGCTCCAATTCACCGACACGCTGGTGAAGCGCGGCGGGAAGTGGCGCATCGTCGCCAGCCACGTGTCCCCGCTCCCCAAGGCAAAGGACCCGAAGTGA
- a CDS encoding SDR family NAD(P)-dependent oxidoreductase has product MKDAETLSLPPDAAPPTAVSLDEVRQCTRLLQAMARDRRLMVELPETEKVALLTAATQVVFPDRETKTRLVKTMRRERKQAKQSHDRTVRATTEIRSLRKAAVFTVPQLPPPPPTEEGPERILAEPRKCYVCKAEYRKLHFFYDAMCTECADFNYAKRAQRAPLSGKVALITGARVKIGYQASLMLLRSGARVIATTRFPNDAAERYLREPDFSEWSHRLHIHGLDLRHAPSVELFARHVEQTHHRLDILINNAAQTVRRPPGFYAHLLAGELRRVAELPEAARPLLAGHLACVEAVHPALGAGGPDAPALAPTWRSNDPALGIHSSAALSLLPYALEQEGDTRALFPKGRLDADLQQVDLRDMNSWRMKLADVPTAEMLEVHLVNAVAPFILCGKLKPLMMRERSTPGHIVNVSAMEGSFSRGTKTDRHPHTNMAKAALNMMTHTSAPDYAKDGIYMNAVDTGWVTDEDPALFAERKLQDLDFQPPLDIVDGAARVVDPVISSENTGHFVWGNFFKDYRHTNW; this is encoded by the coding sequence ATGAAGGACGCCGAGACTCTCTCCCTGCCCCCGGATGCAGCCCCCCCCACCGCCGTGTCCCTGGACGAGGTGCGCCAGTGCACCCGGCTGCTGCAGGCCATGGCCCGGGACCGCCGCCTGATGGTGGAGCTGCCCGAGACGGAGAAGGTCGCCCTGCTGACCGCGGCGACGCAGGTGGTGTTCCCGGACCGCGAGACGAAGACGCGGCTCGTGAAGACCATGCGGCGCGAGCGCAAGCAGGCGAAGCAGAGCCATGACCGCACCGTCCGCGCGACGACCGAGATTCGCTCGCTGCGCAAGGCCGCCGTCTTCACCGTGCCCCAGCTCCCGCCGCCGCCTCCGACGGAGGAGGGCCCGGAGCGAATCCTCGCCGAGCCGCGCAAGTGCTACGTGTGCAAGGCGGAGTACCGGAAGCTGCACTTCTTCTACGACGCGATGTGCACCGAGTGCGCGGACTTCAACTACGCGAAGCGGGCCCAGCGGGCGCCGCTGAGCGGGAAGGTCGCGCTCATCACCGGCGCGCGCGTGAAGATTGGCTACCAGGCGTCGCTGATGCTCCTGCGCTCGGGCGCGCGCGTCATCGCCACCACCCGGTTCCCCAACGACGCGGCCGAGCGCTACCTGCGCGAGCCCGACTTCTCGGAGTGGTCCCACCGGCTGCACATCCATGGCCTGGACCTGCGACACGCCCCCAGCGTGGAGCTGTTCGCGCGGCACGTGGAGCAGACGCACCACCGGCTGGACATCCTCATCAACAACGCGGCGCAGACGGTGCGCCGGCCGCCCGGCTTCTATGCGCACCTGCTGGCGGGTGAGTTGCGCCGCGTGGCCGAGCTGCCCGAGGCGGCACGCCCGCTGCTCGCGGGACACCTGGCGTGCGTCGAGGCGGTGCACCCGGCCCTCGGCGCGGGCGGCCCGGACGCGCCGGCGCTCGCGCCCACCTGGCGCAGCAACGACCCGGCCCTGGGCATCCACTCGTCCGCCGCGCTGTCGCTGCTCCCATATGCGCTGGAGCAGGAGGGTGACACGCGCGCCCTCTTTCCCAAGGGACGGCTGGATGCGGACCTGCAGCAGGTGGACCTGCGCGACATGAACTCGTGGCGGATGAAGCTCGCGGACGTGCCGACGGCGGAGATGCTGGAGGTGCACCTTGTGAATGCGGTGGCGCCGTTCATCCTCTGCGGGAAGCTGAAGCCGCTGATGATGCGCGAGCGCTCCACCCCCGGCCACATCGTCAACGTCTCCGCCATGGAGGGCAGCTTCTCGCGCGGGACGAAGACGGACCGGCACCCGCACACCAACATGGCGAAGGCCGCGCTGAACATGATGACGCACACCTCCGCGCCCGACTACGCGAAGGACGGCATCTACATGAACGCGGTGGACACCGGCTGGGTCACCGACGAGGACCCGGCGCTGTTCGCGGAGCGCAAGCTGCAGGACCTCGACTTCCAGCCGCCGCTGGACATCGTCGACGGCGCGGCCCGCGTGGTGGACCCGGTCATCTCCTCGGAGAACACCGGCCACTTCGTGTGGGGCAACTTCTTCAAGGACTACCGCCACACCAACTGGTGA